In one window of Desulforhabdus amnigena DNA:
- the rplF gene encoding 50S ribosomal protein L6: protein MSRVGKLPINIPKGVSATLEGLVLTVKGPKGTLARQLPETLDVKIDTATIQIQRRDDTIQSRSLHGLARALVNNMVLGVSEGFKRSLEIQGTGYRAEAQKGVLNLSLGFSHPVQFPLPDGIQAAVERQNIIHLEGIDRELLGQTAARIKALRPVEPYKGKGVRNVGEHIHRKAGKTGSKK, encoded by the coding sequence ATGTCACGTGTGGGAAAGTTGCCCATCAACATACCTAAGGGGGTCAGTGCCACCCTTGAGGGGCTCGTCTTGACGGTTAAGGGTCCCAAAGGCACTTTGGCCCGCCAGTTACCTGAAACCTTGGATGTAAAAATCGACACTGCGACGATTCAGATCCAGCGCAGGGATGATACCATCCAGTCCAGGTCGCTTCATGGCCTTGCCAGGGCATTGGTAAACAACATGGTTCTTGGAGTCAGCGAAGGCTTCAAGCGGTCTTTGGAGATCCAGGGGACGGGTTATCGGGCCGAAGCCCAAAAAGGTGTTTTGAACCTCAGCCTTGGCTTCTCTCACCCCGTACAGTTTCCACTCCCCGATGGAATTCAGGCTGCTGTAGAACGCCAGAACATTATCCACCTGGAGGGAATCGACAGGGAACTCCTTGGGCAAACCGCTGCTCGCATCAAGGCCCTTCGTCCTGTCGAACCTTATAAAGGCAAGGGTGTTCGCAATGTTGGCGAACATATCCATCGCAAGGCCGGCAAAACGGGTTCCAAGAAGTAA